The genomic stretch GATTAAGCGCACCGGGCGCGATCGCTTCCTCCGCAACGTGATGATTGCAATTGGAAATTCCGGCGACTCAGCGCTCTTGGGCGTGGTCGAAAGGCGGTTGACGGACGACTCTCCGTTGGTCCGAGCGATGGCGGTTTGGGCGTTGGCTCGATTGGCGCCGGGACCAATTTTCGAACGATTGCGTGCCGAATATATTACGACCGAAGGTGATAGCGATGTCGTCGCCGAGTGGTGCGCTACTCAGCCCTGATATCGAGCCTTTCCAGATTGCGCCGTGCCGCCTCTGCTGCCGGTGAATCGGGCGCGAGCTTGATTGTATGCAGCCAGTCCTCACGCGCGCCGTCCGGGTTGTTGGAAAGGCGGCGGATGATGCCGCGCTCCAAATAGGCTGCAACATGGTCCGGCTTGAATCTTAGCGCTCGGTTCACGTCGTCGGTCGCCAAATCGAGGCTGTCGAGATAGCGATAGGCGCTCGCGCGGAACACCAACGCATCGGCGTTGTCCGGCTCGGTATCGAGGGCGCGGTTGAGGTCGTCGACGGTTTCCCAGTAATTCTCTGCGGCGGCGTAAACCAGGCTGCGATCGATCAGAAGGTCGAGATGATCCGGTGCCAGCTCAAGGCCGGCGCTCAACACGGCGTGGGCGCGCTCAAATTCTTCCGCCATTAGCCAGGCATTGCCGGCCTGGCTCAGCAGGGAAATTTGCAGTCCGGGAATTACGTTTTCCTGAGCCAAACGCTCTAGGCGGAGCGCCGATTCGCGAAATTGTCCGAGACCATAGAGCGCTACGGCCACGCAATGCCGCGCCGCCACCCCACCGCCAAGATCACGCCATGCAATAGCGCGCTCGAAGCCGGCATCCGGCTCGCGCATGGCAAGCTCGATACATTGGTCATACTCGAGTGATTGCACGACGCTTTGCGCCGCCGCCGCCACCGGCCAAAGTGGCCAAGCCAGAAGAGCAAGCACCATCAGAACCAGCCTCCCCCGGCGTTTTGAGCGAGCAGCTTGTCCGCGGCGGTGCCGGACGGATCGGTTTACTTCAATCAGTATAATCATGGTCAAACACAATGATCGGCAATATGTGGCAGTATGCGGCGTGAATTCCACCGATCATAGCGCGCTTCCACCGGGACGGCTGTTCTGTTTTGGCCTTGGCTATACCGGCGCGCGTCTGGCGCGTTCGCTCCATGCCGCCGGTTGGCAGGTGAGCGGTACGGCGCGCGATGCCGATGTGCTGCGTGGGCTCGCGACCGACGGAATCTCCGGCGGATCGCTTGACGATGCGGTGATCCCCCCCGGCACCAGCCATATGTTATGTACAGTTCCGCCCGGCGAGAGCGGCGACCCCGTGATCCTCAGCCATGCCAAGAATATCACCGCTGCTGAGCGACTGGTCTGGCTGGGTTATCTCTCGACTACCGGCGTCTATGGTGACCGCGGCGGCGAAACGGTGGATGAAACCGATGCGCCGGCGCCTGGCAATGCGCGCAGCCGCCGCCGTCTGGCGGCTGAGCAGGCGTGGCTCGATCTTGGGTGCGCGTATGGCGTTCCGGTGCATATTTTCCGTCTTGCCGGCATCTATGGCCCGGGCCGGAATGTTCTGGACTCGGTGCGCGCGGGCACGGCCAGGCGCATCGATAAGCCAGGACATCGGTTCTCGCGGATTCATGTCGACGATATCGTGCAGACGTTGGTAGCCTCCATGTCTAAGCCTCGTGCCGGCGCGATTTATAATGTCTGCGATGACGAGGCGGCGGAGCCGGCGGCTGTCGTCGCTCATGCCTGCGATTTGCTCGGCATCGCGCCGCCGCCGCTTCAGAAGTTTGATGCTGGTGCTTTGTCTGCAATGGCGCAAAGTTTCTGGGCTGAAAACCGAGGCGTTTGGAATGGCCGAATCAAGCGAGAACTCGGCGTGACATTGGCTTATCCCGATTACC from Pseudomonadota bacterium encodes the following:
- a CDS encoding SDR family oxidoreductase encodes the protein MVKHNDRQYVAVCGVNSTDHSALPPGRLFCFGLGYTGARLARSLHAAGWQVSGTARDADVLRGLATDGISGGSLDDAVIPPGTSHMLCTVPPGESGDPVILSHAKNITAAERLVWLGYLSTTGVYGDRGGETVDETDAPAPGNARSRRRLAAEQAWLDLGCAYGVPVHIFRLAGIYGPGRNVLDSVRAGTARRIDKPGHRFSRIHVDDIVQTLVASMSKPRAGAIYNVCDDEAAEPAAVVAHACDLLGIAPPPLQKFDAGALSAMAQSFWAENRGVWNGRIKRELGVTLAYPDYRAGLAALLAAEPQKTK